Sequence from the Halomarina litorea genome:
CCCCAGCAAGTGGGAGTGAGCCGGCGGCCGGAGTGACCCCCGTCCCGCCCGCTCGTCGACCCCGACCGGGAAGCGACCGGTCCAGTTATCACTCGTCCGTCGGGAGGTAGGGACAGATGCGACCGACCCGGAATCCGGGTCCGAACAGCGCGCGACGGCCCCGCCGCCCGCGAGCCACGGGCGGGGTGGTGTAGCCCCGCCGTGGTCTCGCTCGGCACGCTGTTCGGCGCCGACGCCGCCGTCCTCCGCGACCGGGAGTTCCAACTCCTCCTGCTCGTGAACGTCAGCCCGCCGCTCGGGACGGCGCTCGTCTCCCCCCTCCTCGACACGCTGACGGGCACCTACGGGGTGAGCGAGGCCGAAATCGGCCTGATGGTGACGGCGTTCACCGCGCCGAGCATCTTCCTCATCCCCCTCATCGGCCTGCTGGCGGACCGTTACGGCCGGAAGGCGGTGATGCTCGCCGGCCTGCTCCTGTTCGGGGCGGGCGGAGCGGGACTGGCGTTCACCACCGACTTCGGGGCCGTCCTCGCCCTCCGGTTCGTCCAGGGGGTGGGCTTCGGCGGCCTCACGCCCGTCATCGTCGCCAGCATCGGCGACCTCTACGACGGCGGCGCGGAGGCCACCGCGCAGGGACTGCGCTTTGCCGCCTCCGGCCTGACGCTGATGACCCTCCCCCTCCTCGGCGGTCTGCTGGTCGCCGTCGCGTGGTACGTCCCGTTCGCCCTCTACCTCGTCCCGTTCCCCGTCGCCGTCCTGCTCTACCTGTTCTTCGAGGAACCGTCGCGGGAAGAGACCGACGGCGAGGGCGGCGAGAACGCGGGCGGGTCCGTCGGGGAGTTGCTCTCGCTCCTCCGCCAGCCCCGGGTCGCGGCCGTCCTCGTCGGGCGGAGCGTCCCCAACTTCGCGTACATCGCCTTCCTCACGTACAACTCGTTCATCGTCGTGCGGGCGGTGGGCGGCACGCCGGAACAGGCGGGCCTCCTCGTCGCCGTCACGAGCGTCGCCCACACCGTCGCGGCGACGCAGGCCGGGCGGGTCACCGAACGCTTCGACTCGCGGCTCTACCCGCTGATGGGCGGCGCGCTGGCACTCGGCGGCGGCCTCGCGCTCCTCGGACTCGCGCCGACGCTCCCGGTGGTGCTCGCGGCGGGGGGCGTCGTCGGCCTCGGGTTCGGCCTCTCGCTGTCGCTCTACCGGAGCGTCATCACCGGCCTCGCCCCGACCGCACTCCGCGGCGGCGTCGTGAGCGCGGGCGCGTCGCTCGGGCGGGCGGCGGCGACCGTCGCCCCCCTCGCGATGGGCCTGACGGTCGGTCTCACGCAGGACTCGCTGGGGTTCGTCGTCGCGGTGCGCTGGACCGTCGCGGGCGTCGGCGTCCTCTGTGCGGGCGTCGGCGTCCTCGTCCTCGTCGTCGCGCACGTCTCCCCGCCGGTGGAGTACGCCGTGCGCGGCGTGGCGGTGAGCGAGGACTGACCGCTCTCCCTCGGCGATGGAGAGACCGGGAGGACGGCCGACCTACCGGCTGAACTCGATTGCGCCGCCCTGCCCGTAGCCGACGCACTGCGTCGAGAGACCCGTCTCGACGTCGCGGCGAATCATCTCGTGGACGAGCGTCACCGGCAGGCGGACGCCCGAGGCGCCCAGCGGGTGGCCGATGGCGATTGCGCCGCCGTTGACGTTGAACTTCTCGTCGGGGATGCCCAGTTCGCGCTGGCAGTAGAGCGTCTGGGAGGCGAACGCCTCGTTCAGTTCCACGAGGTCGTAGTCCTCGATGTCGGTGCCCGAGCGCTCCATGAGTTGGCGGACGGCGGGGACGGGGGCGATACCCATGACGGTGGGGTCGACGCCCGCGACGGCGTTGTTCCCCACTTCCGTGAGCACGTCCAGTCCGCGCTCCTCGGCGAACGCCCGCGAGGTGACGAGGGCGGCGGCCGCCCCGTCGGTCACCTGCGAGGCGTTGCCCGCGGTGACGGTGCCATCCTCCTCGAACGCCGGCGAGAGGTTCCCGAGGACCTCCGCGGTGGTGCCGGGACGCAGGCCCTCGTCCGTGGTGACCGTCCCCCCGTCGGTCTCGACGGGGACGATTTCGTCCTCGAAACGGCCCTCCTCGCTGGCGCGGACGGCACGCTGCTGACTGCGGGCGGCGTACTCGTCCTGTGCCTCCCGAGTGACGCCGTACTCGCGTGCGACCTTCTCGGCGGTCTGTCCCATCGCGAGTTCGTCGGTGTCGTAGCGCTCGACCATGCCGGGGTAGACGTCGACGCCGTGGTCGCGCTGGACGCGTGACATGCTCTCGACGCCGCCCGCGAGGACGCACTCGCGCTGACCGGCACGGATGGCGTCGGAGGCGCTCATGAGCGTCTGCGCCGAGGAGGCACAGAGGCGGTCGAACGTCGTCCCCGGCACCGACTCGCCGAGGTCCGAGAGGAGCGTGACGATGCGCGCGAGGTTGTTGCCCTGTTCTTTGACCTGCCGGGCACAGCCGAGCATCAGGTCGTCGACGTCGTCGCCCGCGAGGCCCGTCTCGTCGAGAATCTCGTCTATCACGGGGACCGCGAGGTCCTCGCTGCGGACGTCCGCGAAGACGCCGCCGTACTTCCCCTGCGGGGTCCGACGCGCGCTGACGATGACGGGGGTGGTGTCGCGCGTCATGGTCACTCGAATGCCTGGATGCCGGTGAGGTCGGCGCCGAGGATGAGCGTGTGGATGTCGTGGGTCCCCTCGTAGGTGTACACCGTCTCGAGATTGGCCATGTGGCGCATCGGCGAGTAGTCCGCCGTGATGCCGTTGCCGCCCAGCATCTCCCGGGCGATTCTGGACTGGTCACGAGCCATCCGCACGTTGTGGCGTTTCGCCATCGAAACGTGCTGGGGACGCAGCTCGCCGCGCTCTTTCAACTCTGCTAACCTGTGAGCGAGCAACTGACTCGTCGTAATCTGCGTGGCCATCTCCGCCAGTTTCTGTTGTTGAAGCTGGAAACGCGCGATTGGCCCGCCGAACTGCTCGCGGTCGGTCGCGTACTGTCTCGCCGTCTCGAAGCAGTCCCGGGCCGCACCGATTGCCCCCCACGCGATACCGTAGCGCGCCTGCGTGAGACAGGAGAGCGGCCCCTTCATGCCCTCGACGCCCGGCAGGACGTTCTCCTCGGGGACGTACACGTCGTTCAGGCCGATCTCGCCCGTGATGGAGGCTCTGAGTGACAACTTCTCGTCGATTTTGTTCGTCGAGACGCCGTCGCGGTCCGTCTCCACCAGAAAGCCGCGAACGGGCGTCTCGGCGGCCGACCGGTCGCGCGCCCAGACGATGGCCACGTCGGCGATAGGTGAGTTGGTGATCCACGTCTTCGCCCCGTTCAGCGTGTAGCCCTCGTCTTCTTCCACCGCGTACGTCTCCATGCTCGTCGGGTCCGACCCGTGCTGGGGTTCGGTCAGCCCGAAACAACCCACCGCCTTGCCCTCGCCCATGTCGGGGAGCCACCGCGCTTTCTGTGCCTCGCTCCCGAAGGCGTGGATGGGGTACATCACCAGCGCCCCCTGCACGGAGGCCATCGAGCGCAGGCCCGAATCGCAGGCTTCGAGTTCCTGCATCAGCAGGCCGTACGCCGTCTCCGAGACGTTCGGCGAGCCGTACCCCTCCAGATTCGGCGCGTAAAAACCCAGTTCGCCCATCTCCTCGATGAGCTCGTTCGGGAAGGTGCCGTCGATCCAGTGCTGGCCGATGTCCGGGCGCACGTTGTCCTCCACGAACTCCCGCGCCGTGTCCCGAATCATCCGCTCCTCCGCGCCGAGGTCCGCTTCCAACCCCACGTAGTCGAGCATACCGGAAGGAACGACCGGGCGGTTATGAACCTGTGGAAACTGGCATCGTCTCGTGACTTGACGATGGAAAGTAATCGAGGAGTCAGGAGAGCTGGTCGGGCGAGAGGTAGTTGTCGACGTTCGTGTAGCGCTCCGTCTCGATGGAGTAGTCGACCGACTCGACGGCGGGGAGTTCCTCCACCTCGCGGACGAGGCGGTCGACCTCGCTGTTCGAGGCGGCCGTCGCCACCGCGTAGATGTCGTAGGAGCCGACGCCGCGACAGACCAGCCAGAAGGGCATCTCGGAGACTGCCGCGAGCGCCTCGGACTTCGCGTCGGGGTCGTCGCTCACGGAGATGGCCAGTCTGACGATCTCCCAGTTGTGCTCGCTGGGCGCGAGGAGGAAGAAGATGGACGTCTGCTCGAAGAGCTTCGAGACCCGGTAGCGGACGCCCTCGCTCGACATCTCGTAGCCCTCTTCGGCCACTCGCTCGGCGATGTCCGAGTACGGCGCTCTCGGGTCCGACGCCAGCACCTTCAGGATGAGGCGGTCGAGTTCGTCGAGGTCGTCGATCTTCCGGTTGGCCATACGAGGGACGCTCGCGCGCAGGGGCAAACCGCTGTCGGTCACTCTACGTCAGTCCACGGACGGGCGACGGTCGGCGAGTCGCCCCCACCCCGCTACTCCCGCGGCGGGAGGCGGGCCCTCGCGGACCCCGTGACCACTGCCTCGCCGTCGGCGACGGTGACGACGAGGTCGACTTCGACGACGTGGCTCCCGTCGTCGGCCTCCTCGATTCCGACGACCTCGCCCGTCGCACGGACGGTGTCGCCGGGGAACACCCGCGACTGGAACCGGGTGCTGAACGCCTCGATTCGGTCGAGGCCGAACCAGTCGGTGACCTGCGTGGCCGCGAACCCCGCGGTGAGCATCCCCTGTCCGAACACGGAGGGGTTGCCCGCGCCCGTCGCGAACGGTTCGTCGTAGTGGATGGGGTTGAAGTCGCCGCTGGCCCCCGCGTAGCGCACGAAGTCCTGCCGGGTGAGGTCCTCGACGACCACCTCGGGACCGGTGTCCCCGGCGCTCACGTCGCCGGCGAAGAGCGGCCCCTCGCGCGCGACTGCATCCTGTTCACGCATCGGCGGCACCTCCCTCCCCCGCGGCGTCCCCGCCGTCGTCGACCGCCCCCGCCGTCTCGATGACCGTCGAGCGTTCCGTGAGCACCAGTTCGCCGTCGGTGTCGGTGTACTCGGTCTCGAAGACGGCGAACGTCATCGTCCCGCCGCGTCGGCCGTCGCGTTCGAACACGTCGGTGAGCGTCGTCTCCCCGGAGAGTTCGTCGCCGACGAGCAGCGGTCGCTCGAACTCGTAGCCCTGTTCGCCGTGCAGCGAGTACTCGCGCTCGAAGCCCAGTTCGAATCCCCGGTAGGTGTCGACCCCGTCGGGTCGGTAGCGGGGGAAGAGGACGGTCCGGGTGAACGTCAGCGGGGCGGGGACCGCCTCGTACCCCCGGTTCTCCGCCACTTCCTCGTCGCGGAACACGGGGTTGTCGTCGTGCAGCGAGCGGGCGAACTCCTCGACCTTGCCCGCCTCGACCAGCAGACCCTCCGTCGTCGTCCGAGTCTCGCCGACCATCGCCTCCAGTTCCGAGAGGGGACGCGTCGGCATCAGAACGCCCTCCCGGTCTTCGTGAGGTCCTCGCCGGCACAGACCGCCTCGCGGAACTGCTCGGCGATGGCTTCGGCCGTCCACCCCCCGGAACTGACGCCGACGCAAACCGTCTCGGGGTCGGTGACGAGGCCGATTTCGTCGCCCGCCGCCCGGACCGTACACCCGGTGACGTCCTCCGCGGCGTCGCTCATCAGGTAGGCGACCATCGGCGCGACCTTCTCGGGGGGCAGTTCCTCGGCGGTGAACGCCTGCTTCTCCTCGGGGATGTCGGCGATCATCCGCGTGTACGCCGTCGGCATGAGGGCGTTGACGCGCACGTCGTGACGGTGGAGTTCGCGCGCGGCCGTCCGCGTGAGACCGAGGACGCCCGCCTTCGCCGCCGCGTAGTTCATCTGCCCGACGTTGCCGAGCGCCGACCGACTCGACACCGCGAGGAAGGAGCGCTGGGCGTCGAGGCTATCGTCGCCCGTCTCGCGGACCGCCTCCCGCCAGTGGGCCGCCGCGGCCCGCAGGAGCGCGAAGTGCCCGCGCAGGTGGACCTGCACGACGGTGTCCCACTCCTCCTCGCTCATCTTGTACGAGAGGGCGTCCCGGAGGACGCCCGCGAAGTTCGCCACGCCGTCGAGTCGGCCGTGCTCGTCGACGGTGTCGGCGACGAGTTCCCGCGTGTAGTCGAGCGAACTCACGTCGCCGAAGTGCGCCATCGCCTCGCCGCCGGCCTCGCGGACCGCCTCGGCGGTCGACTCGGCGGGCGTCTCGTCGGCCCCCTCACCGGAGACGTCCGACCCGAGGTCGTTGACCACGACCGTCGCGCCCAGTCGGCCGAGTTCGATAGCCGCCGCTTCGCCCAGTCCGTGTCCCGCGCCGGTGACGACGCAGACCTTTCCCGAGAGCATGCTACCCGTGTCTCCGGGGCAGGTGGCATAAACCCACGTGCCGTCCGGTCGCGGAATCGACAGCGGTCGCCCGCCGGGAAACGCTTTTGTCGGCACTCCGCTCGCGTGTGGTATGGTAGAACGAGCCATCGGTGTCGTCGGCGCCGGCACCATGGGTAGTAACATCGCACAGCTCGCCGCGCAGTACGGCTTCGACGTCTCCCTGCGCGACGTGGACGAGGACCAACTCCAGCGGGGGCTGGACCGCATCGAGTCCGACCTTCGGGAGGCGGAAGCGGGCGGCCACGTCGAGGACGCCGCCGGGACGTTCGCGCGGGTCACCGGGACGACGGACCTCGGGAAACTCACCGCCGAGTCGACGCTGATAATCGAGGCCGTCCCCGAGCGGATGGACCTCAAGAAGTCGGTGTTCGAGGAACTGGACGCCGCGACGGACCCGGACGTCGTCCTCGGGACGAACACCTCCTCGCTCCCCATCACCGAAATAGCGAGCGCGGCCGAGCACCCCGAACGGGTCATCGGGATGCACTTCTTCAACCCGCCGGTGAAGATGAAACTCCTCGAACTCGTCACCGGCCACCACACGAGCGAGGCGACGGTCGACCGCGCGGAGGTGTTCGCCGAGGACGTGGGGCGGGAGTCCATCCTCGTCGACGACTTCCCCGGCTTCGCCACCTCGCGACTCGGCGTCGCCCTCGGGATGGAGGCCGCCCGGATGGTCCAGGAGGGCGTCGCCTCAGCCGAGGACATCGACCGCGGGATGGAACTGGGATACAACCACCCGATGGGACCGCTGAAACTCGGCGACTACAACGGCTGGGACGTCCGCCTCGAGATCGGACAGGCGCTAGCCGACGAACTCGGCCGGGACGTGTTCCACCCGCCCCAGATCGTCCGGAAGATGGTCCGCGCCGGCGACCTCGGACAGAAGACGGGGCAGGGGTTCTACGACTGGAGCGACGAATGACGCGCTACCCCGCCGCCGACCCGAAGACGCTCGATACGGCGCGGGTCGAACTCGACACGCCCGCCGACCGGGTGGCGACCGTCACCATCGACCGCCCCGAGAAGCGCAACTCGCTCACCGAGGCGGTGAAAGGCGACCTTCGGGCGGCCCTCGGGTGGGTCCTGGAGAGCGAGGTCCGCGCCGTCGTCCTCACGGGCGCGGGCGAGAGCACGCTCGCGGTTCTCGGGCGCTTCACGCCGAAGTTCTCGCTCGGTTCCGAACCTCGCGCCCTCAGAACCGCGCGGCTCACGGGTCACTGCGTCACCGGCGACTCCGTCGCCGGTTTCCGGCGGGACGGCGGAGTCGTCCCGCCCCATTCCCCGTTCGCCAATCCGAGACTCTCGCTCGCAGGGCTCGCTCCGAGTCTCGCTACTCCACGACGGCGAACGCCCTGACCGGACTCGCCGTCGCCCCCGCGAGGGGTAACGGCACCGCGCTGAACGTGAACCGGTGTGCAGGAATCGAGTCGACGTTCCGCAGGTTCTCGACGACCAGCGTGTGCTTCTCGGGGACGTCACGCCGGAGGAAGACGCGGTGGGCCGGCAGCGCGGGGTCGCTCGCCACGTCCATGTTCCCGCAGTCGATGCCGACCAGCGAGACGTCCCGGTCGTGAAGCCACTCCGCGCCGGCAGCCGAGAGACCGGGGTGCTCGCCGAGGTAGGTCTCGGGGTCGTCGGGGACGTAGCGGTCCCACCCGGTGTGCAGGAGGACGGCGTCACCCGCCCGCACCTCGACGCCCGCCTCCTCGGCCGCGGATTCCAGTTCGTCCGGGCCGACGAGTCCCTTCGGGCCGGCGTCCGAGATGTCCAGCCACACGCCCGGACCGTGGCACTCCTCTAAGGGAACCTCGTCGATGGACGCCCCCTCGGGGTGGACGTGGACGGGCGCGTCGAGGTGCGTGCCGTTGTGCTCGGCGATGTAGACGAAGCCGTTCTTGAACGACATGTCCTCGACGCCCCGCCCGCGCCACGTGGCCTCGCTGTCCTCGTGGTTCCGCCGCGTCCCCGTGAGAAAGAGCGGACTCCGCCCGTGGGCCGGATGGTTCGGCATCCCCTCCTCGATGTGCGCCGTCAGGTCGACCAGTTCGGTCATGTCCCACTCTGCGAACGGGGCGCGATAAGTGTACCGTGCCGTGCTACCGCGGGTCGTGCTCCGAGGGGTGGGCGACGTCCTCCTTCACGAGGCGCGCGACGTCCTCCTCGGAGTAGCCCAGTTCCTCCAGCACCTCGCGGGTGTGTTCGCCGCGGGCGGGCGGCCGCTCACCGAGTTCGGGCCGCTCGCCCGACGCCTGGTAGGGCGCGCCGGCGGTCTGCACGTCGACGTCGTTCCAGAGGTTGTACGAGTCGGTGAGCAGTTCGCGGGCCTGCACCTGCGGGTCCTCGGCCACCTCGTCGACGGTCTGGAGGGGGCCGGTCGGGACGCCCGCCTCGGCGAGCAACGCGGTCAGGTCCTCGCGGTCGTGCCGGCGGAACTCGGCGTCGAGTTCGGCTCGGAGGGCCTCGCGGTGCTCCCAGCGGTCGGCGTTCTCCGCGAAGCGCTCGTCGGTCAGGAGGTCCTCGCGGTCCAGCCCCCGACAGAGTCGCTCGTAGAGGCGGTCGTTGACGACGCTGAGGTAGAACGGCTCGTCCCCGGCGGCGTGGAACACCTCGTTGGGCGCGAGGCCGGCGAAGCCCTGCCCGGAGCGCTCGGGCACCTCGCCGGTGCCGGTGTAGTGGGCGATCCAGTAGCCCATCCACGAGACGGCCACCTCGAAGAGGCTCACGTCGATGTGGGTGCCCTCGCCCGAGCGTTCGCGCTCCATCAGCGCCGAGGCGAGGAGGAACGCCGCCGTCGTCCCCGTCCCGTAGTCGATGACGCTCGCGCCGATGCGGACGGGCGGGCGGTCCTGGTACCCGATGGTGGACATCAGGCCGCTCATGGCCTGCACGACGGGGTCGTAGGCGGGCCAGTCCGTCCGGGGACCGTCCTGTCCGAACCCCGTCAGCGAGAGGTAGACCACGTCCTCGTTGACCTCGGCGACGGACTCGTAGTCGAGGCCGAAGCGCTCGACGACGCCGGGGCGGAAGCTCTCGACGACGACGTCGGCGCGTTCGGCGAGGCTCTGTGCGGCGGCCTGCCCCTCCTCGGTCTTCAGGTCGAGCGAGACGCTGCGCTTGCCCCCGAGGTTGACGGAGGCGAACATCGCGCCGTCGAGCAGGCCCCGGAACGCGTCGCCGCCCGGCGGCTCTACCTTCACCACGTTCGCACCGAGCGTCCCGAGGAACTGCGTCGAGATGGGCCCGGCGATGGACTGCGTGAGGTCGAGGACGTCGATTCCCTCGTACGGTTGCATACTCCCACCGAGCGGGCTTCGCTACAAAACAGTACCGACGCGTGTCGCCCGGGCGGCAGGTATCGACGGAACCGTCGGGGTCAGGTGTCGGCCGGGTCCCAGTCCGGGCGGGCGTCGAGGACCCCCTCGTCGGCCAGCGCCGCCACCTCCTCGGGCGAGTAGCCCAGCTCTTCGAGGACCTCGGCGTTGTGCTCGCCGAGGACCGGCGCGTGTCGCCGGATGCCGGGTTCGGTCTCCGAGAGCGACAGGGGCGTGTCCGTGAGGGTGACCCGTCCGAGGCGGGGGTGGTCGACGTCCCGGAACACCTCGCGGGCCTCGACGTGGTCCAGCGCCGCCGTCTCGTCGACGGTGTAGTGGTGCGCGGCGGGGATGCCCGCGTCGTTCAGAGCGTCGACCGCCTCGTCCGCCCGCTGCTGGCGGAGCCACTCCTCGAAGATGGTGGTGAGGCGCTTGGCGTCCGCGAGGCGGCCCGAGTCCGTCTGGTAGCGGGGGTCCTCCCGCAGGTCCTCGCGCTCCAGGAGGTCGCAGTAGCCGTTCCACATCGTCTCGGAGTACAGCAGGAGCGCGACGCAGACCCACCCGTCTTCGGCCTCGGCGGCCCCGTACAGCATGTCCGGGTTGAAGAAGGCGTTGCGGCCCGCTCTTGTGGGAACTTCCCCGAGGTTGTTGTAGTACTCGAAGGCCCCGTCCATGTTGTGCATGAGCGACTCCAGCAGCGAGACATCTACCTTCTGCCCGCCGCCGCCGGCGTCCCGGTGGCGGAGCGCGGCGAGTGCGCTGATGGTCGCGTGACAGCCGGCGTAGTAGTCCGCGAGCGAGGACTGCGAGCGGATGGGCGGTTGCCCCTCGTAGCCCATGATGCTCGACAGCCCGGAGACGTGCTGGACGATGGTGTCCATCGCGGGTTTCCGCGCGAGGGGGCCCGTCTCGCCGTAGCCCGTCACGTGGACGTAGACGAGGTCCTCGTTCAGGTCACGGAGGGTATCGTAGTCCACACCGAGTCGCTCCGCGACGCCCGGCGGCCAGTTCTGGACGAACACGTCCGCGCGTTCGACGAGGTCGTAGATGGCCTCGCGGCCCGCCTCGGTCTTCACGTCCAGACAGAGCGAGCGCTTGTTGCGGTTGAACTGCTCGAAGGCGGGGTTGAACGGCTTCCCGTCGAGTTCGCGGCGGTCGGTGCGAAACACGTCGCCGCCCGGGCGCTCGATTTTCACCACGTCGGCACCCAGGTCAGCGAGAAACGTCGCGCAGATGGGGCCGGCGATTGCCTGTCCGCAGTCCACGACGCGCACGTCTGAGAGTGGCATACCCCACCCTGCGTGGGGGGAGGTATCAAGGTGTGGGTGACGGGGGGGTGGGGGTCCCGTCTCAGTCCACGATGGCGCCCGAGTCGACGTTGATGTCCTGTCCGGTCAGGTTTCGGGCGTGCTCGCTGGCGAGGTAGGCGACCAGTTCGCCGACGTCGGCGGGGTCGACGATGCTGTCGAGGGGGAGCCGGTCGGTCACTCGCTTTGCCATCGCCTCCTCGTAGGAGATGTCCCGGACCTCCGCCTGATTCGATATCATGCGCTCGATACGGTCGCCCTCCACCGCGCCGGGACAGACCGTGTTGACGGTGACGCCGTCGGGGCCGAGTTCGTGGGCGAGGCTCCGCCCAAAGCCGATGACGGCCATCTTCGACGCCGAGTAGGGCGTTCGCGTCGGGTAGGGGTCCTTCCCCGCGATGGAGCCGATGTTGACGACGCTCGCCCGGTCGCTCGCCCGGAGGTGGGAGACCGCGTGTTTCACGGTGAGGAACGTCCCGAGGACGTTCACGTCCTGCGTCCCCTGCCACTCCTCGACGGACACCTCCTCGACGGGCTTGGTCGGCCCGCCGATGCCCGCGTTGTTGACGAGGATATCGAGTCCGTCGAACTCCCCCACACAGGCGTCGATGGCGTCCTCCACGGAGGGCTCATCGCTCACGTCGCAGGTGACGACGAGCGTCCGATCCTCGTCGTCGATGCGCGCCGCCGTCTCGCGCAGGCCCTCCTCGCTCCGCGCCGCCAGCGTCACGTTCGCGCCGTGGTCCACGAGTACCACCGCGATTTCCCTCCCGATGCCGCCGCTCGCGCCCGTGACGAACGCCGTCAGTCCTTCGAGCATACCACCGCATCGGGGAAGGCCCGCTTAACTCCACCGGGGCCCGACCACCCACAGCGATAAGTCGGCCCCCACCCACGCGCGAACGTATGCCACTACCCCCCACACCGGCGGGCCTCCGCCTCGACGAAGACGACGGCGTCGTGACGCTCACGCTGGACCGACCCGAGAAGCTCAACGCCCTCGACGCGGAGATGGTCGAGGGCCTCGCCGACGTCTTCGAGGGACTGCACGACGACGGGGCGGCGCGCCCGGTCCTCGTCGTCGGCGAGGGGCGGGCGACCTGCGCCGGGATGGACCGGGCCATCGTCTCGGGCGACTACGCCGGCGAACACGCGGACCTCGATGCGACGGTCCAGCGCGTGTACGAACTCGTCGAGACGTACCCCGCGCCCGTCGCCGTTGCGGCCCGCGGCGCGCTGGTCGGGATGGGCTTCCTGTTCGCGACGGCGAGCGACCTCCTGTTCGTCGCCGAGGAGACGCGCCTCGCGGTCCCCGAGATATCCTACGGCATCGTCTCGGACTACGGCACCACCCGCCTCCCGGAACTCGTCGGGCGGCGGGTGGCGGTGGAGTTCCTCCTCACCGGCGACCCCATCGACCCTGATCGAGCGGCGAGCGTCGGCCTCGTCAACGCCGTCGTCGCCCCCGAGGAGGTGGAGGCGACGGCCCGCGCCCGTCTCGAACGCATCGCGGAGCACGACCCGTCGGCCGTGGCGGGCGTACTGGAGCGCATCGGCCGATGAGCGTCCCGGACGACGACCGGGCGTACACCGTCACGCGCGAGTCGTGGCCCGACGACCTGCCCCGCACGCTCCCGTTCCCCGAGGGACGGCGGCCCGTCAACGAGTACGTCCGCGCGCACGCGAGGGAGCGACCGGACGACCCCGCCGTCACGTCCTACGGCCGGACGCTCTCGTGGGGGGCGTTCGACTCCCTCGTGGATTCGTTCGCCGCCGCCTGCCACGACCGGGTCCACGGGGAGGGGACCTGCGCGCTCTTCCTCCAGAACTCCCCGGCGTTCCTCATCGCGTACCACGGGGCGCACCGTGCGGGCCTCGCCGTCACGCCGGTCAACCCGCAGTTCGAGCGGCGGGCGCTCGCTCGACAACTGGACGACGCGGACGCCTCGCTCCTCGTCGCGGGGACCGACCGCTTCGACGTGGCGCGAGAGGCGGCGGACGAGGCGGGCGTCGAGGACCTACTCGCGGTGGACTACGCGTCCCTCGCCGGCGGCGAGGACTCGCCCGTCCCCGGACCGCCGCTCCTCGATTCGGCGGTGCCGGAGGGGGTCGAGACGCTCTCGGCCGTCCTCGACGGCGCGCCGAGTGACACTCCCCGGGGCCGTCCCGCCCTCTCGGACCTCGCGCTCCTCCAGTACACCGGCGGGACGACGGGCCTCCCGAAAGGCTGTGAGCACACCCAC
This genomic interval carries:
- a CDS encoding CaiB/BaiF CoA transferase family protein; the encoded protein is MQPYEGIDVLDLTQSIAGPISTQFLGTLGANVVKVEPPGGDAFRGLLDGAMFASVNLGGKRSVSLDLKTEEGQAAAQSLAERADVVVESFRPGVVERFGLDYESVAEVNEDVVYLSLTGFGQDGPRTDWPAYDPVVQAMSGLMSTIGYQDRPPVRIGASVIDYGTGTTAAFLLASALMERERSGEGTHIDVSLFEVAVSWMGYWIAHYTGTGEVPERSGQGFAGLAPNEVFHAAGDEPFYLSVVNDRLYERLCRGLDREDLLTDERFAENADRWEHREALRAELDAEFRRHDREDLTALLAEAGVPTGPLQTVDEVAEDPQVQARELLTDSYNLWNDVDVQTAGAPYQASGERPELGERPPARGEHTREVLEELGYSEEDVARLVKEDVAHPSEHDPR
- a CDS encoding CaiB/BaiF CoA transferase family protein produces the protein MPLSDVRVVDCGQAIAGPICATFLADLGADVVKIERPGGDVFRTDRRELDGKPFNPAFEQFNRNKRSLCLDVKTEAGREAIYDLVERADVFVQNWPPGVAERLGVDYDTLRDLNEDLVYVHVTGYGETGPLARKPAMDTIVQHVSGLSSIMGYEGQPPIRSQSSLADYYAGCHATISALAALRHRDAGGGGQKVDVSLLESLMHNMDGAFEYYNNLGEVPTRAGRNAFFNPDMLYGAAEAEDGWVCVALLLYSETMWNGYCDLLEREDLREDPRYQTDSGRLADAKRLTTIFEEWLRQQRADEAVDALNDAGIPAAHHYTVDETAALDHVEAREVFRDVDHPRLGRVTLTDTPLSLSETEPGIRRHAPVLGEHNAEVLEELGYSPEEVAALADEGVLDARPDWDPADT
- a CDS encoding SDR family NAD(P)-dependent oxidoreductase — its product is MLEGLTAFVTGASGGIGREIAVVLVDHGANVTLAARSEEGLRETAARIDDEDRTLVVTCDVSDEPSVEDAIDACVGEFDGLDILVNNAGIGGPTKPVEEVSVEEWQGTQDVNVLGTFLTVKHAVSHLRASDRASVVNIGSIAGKDPYPTRTPYSASKMAVIGFGRSLAHELGPDGVTVNTVCPGAVEGDRIERMISNQAEVRDISYEEAMAKRVTDRLPLDSIVDPADVGELVAYLASEHARNLTGQDINVDSGAIVD
- a CDS encoding enoyl-CoA hydratase/isomerase family protein; the protein is MPLPPTPAGLRLDEDDGVVTLTLDRPEKLNALDAEMVEGLADVFEGLHDDGAARPVLVVGEGRATCAGMDRAIVSGDYAGEHADLDATVQRVYELVETYPAPVAVAARGALVGMGFLFATASDLLFVAEETRLAVPEISYGIVSDYGTTRLPELVGRRVAVEFLLTGDPIDPDRAASVGLVNAVVAPEEVEATARARLERIAEHDPSAVAGVLERIGR